The window ATTATTTGGTGTTTTTTgctatgtaatgaaaaaaaaaatatatattctactcTCATAGTATGACAATTAAACTTTTAGGAGTGTGATTCCGGTGTAACgataagtaacatttaaaaactgtTCCCTCCAAATGCAagtctcctctttttttttatttatttatttttttttattaaaacctgAAATTGTGGGTTCTTACCTGAAGAGACACAACATGCACAAAACAGTGTGGATTGGGGCTCGACAGAATATGAGTTCACATATATCTGCTGTGGTGTTTACAAAAACATAATATCAGCAAAACAGTCATCAATGGTTAATGGTTGAAAAATGAAGGGCAATTTGCAGTTTTAGTATTTGTGAAATGAACATCAAAATCTAAATCAGCCTTGtcatagaaaacaaaacaaaaaaaggttaaaagaaaaaaataaataacatttgatttGGTTAATGTTGGCATCCAGCTTGATTTTAATGTCCTCACTGTGATCCCATTCATCATAAATACTAAAACTCTAAAAGAATCAATTAAACAAAAGGCACATTCAGCCAAGGTCACAAACTGGCTGCTACTTTGCATGTAAATTGCTAAAAACTAAATACAGAGCaaatacagaaaagaaaaacattgacaATAGTTAATTCCAGCAAGTTTCAAGATTTGAAAAATCACTGTCTAACTCATAAAGACCTTCACCAGTACATAAATGAGAAAAACTATGAGTCTGATTTATGAATACTTAGTGTCATGTTCCACGTTCCTCAGTCTATGGTGACTGTACGCCCCCCAAACCTCTAGATGTTTTCGGTCCGGGGTGGTTGATTGAATTAAAATCAATGACAATCCTGCCTTGCTTTGGCTGGAATTGCCTGTAGGACAGAAATAAGAACAGAAAATATTACTGAAGCACGACCAAATGAAACCCAAGTAGTTTGTCACTAGTCAAATCTGAGCCCTCCTTTTAAAAATACCTTGATaaaagtgagagaaagagaattCGCTCCTTGTCCTCATTGTCACACCAATAATTCACCTCAGTACACTGGAGTCGAGGAAACCAATTACATACTAGACCTCATGAGAGAACACGAGCAGTAACCCTTCCAGAAGGCAAGCCCAGCAGGGACCAAGCGCCCCAACATCTCATGAGAAAATACACTGCCAAGAAGAACCAAACCAGCAGGTGGTAAACTCCCTATTTTCCCACCTATAGCCTTGTCTTCTGCGACTGCTCCCTGCTTTTCCTTTTATTCTTTCCCTCTTTTTAATTCACTTTCTAATCCACTCCTTTTActctttattcttttattaaccCATCCCTCTCAGTGTGAGATGAGCTGGATGTAGCAAAAATCTATTCCTCATCATCGAACCTCTATAACAACAGAGGCTAATATCTACTGAGAGCAAAAGTATTCAAAGTCTTTGTCCACGAACAACCACAAAGCTTTGTCTTTCACTCCCCATGTTCCTTAATGCAAAGCCAGCTTCAGCCTTAGCAAAtcgattcagaattcagaattctGCACAGCAATGGTGAGGTTTCAAGAACACCTCTCCATCCCTCTTTCCCTCTTCATAGGCCACTGAAAAAACGAAAACATAGTCTACCGCTGCAGTTCACTgttagagtccaagtcaagtctaaATCTTTCATtgcaaagacaaacacacacagcgcATAGGTActgaaagcctttttttttttcaggtgaaaACAGTGCACatttaatgagaaaataaattatgattatgCAAGACTATGCAGCTAAACAAAACATACACACATGGAAGATAGACAGATAGAGCCTGGAATGTCCAAATGTAACCAAAGTATAGCATTAGGATTGTTAAATTGTTGTATAGTGAAATTTCTGAACAATTCCTGAATCATGATAGTTTCAAATGGCTTTTAATACGAGCTTCATTAAATATCCTATGGCTCTTTGATCAAAGAGCTGAAGCCATGGAAATGCAGAGATCCAGCAGGACAAATTCATAGTAATGCTGGAAGTATTGGAGAACAGCCTTCAAAAAGAGGCAGCAGGGGAATTAACCTTGCTACCCTCAAAGACAGGCAAGAGGCATGAAAGTATCTTCAAGGATTTCCTGATTTTCATCTTCAGGCGGATCTACTCCTTTTGTCTCCTCAGGCTCATGTCCCCCTAGTCCTATTTGATCTGACTCTGATGAAAGGCTTCAGAGTATATTTACCGTGCATCTATATATAGTGTGTACATACAACTGGGGAGAGGAGATTTCCGTCCTGTCCGCTCTTGCTGTGGCTCCCGCTGGCTCTCTCTAACATAAAGAGGACCGTGTTTCGACTGCAATCCCCACAGAGAGTTCAGTTTAGTTTCCAGTTAACCCTgtatctcattaaaaaaaaaaaccttctcacATTATGTGCGTCTCAGAGTGTTAAATGTTTGCCATTACATTTTGCTCTTTTAGTCCCAGTACTCTTGGACTTTATCCTGACATCTAACTCGATATGTgggtgatatgaccaaaatcttattatttcacaaaatgagagattttttttcatgaCAGCAATATGTAAATCACAACATActtatttaataagaaaattatatattaaaaaaaagctaattcaacaGAACAAAGATACAAATTTAATAAGCTAAGTTTTACGGGTACAATAGGTTCAACAGCAAGAAATACTAGAGAAATaatcagatgtaaaaaaaataaaataaaacactgcacAGTCATCACTGTATTAAACCCAAGTTATTTAGTCAAGAGTAGagagtgaatgtttttttttgttagttatttattaaaattaatgacaaGACTGCAGCaggttttatataaaaacataagaacaatatatttattttgttcatattgtattgcaaaacatttttgctgctattgaggtgggatatggTTAGGTACAGGTTTGGTGGTATAGGTAGGTTTAAGAGggggttaaggtgtaagggatgggtcagcAGTGGATTTTTAAATGAGAAAtgtattacagatgtaattacatgcagatttatatatatatatatatatatatatatatatatatatatatatatatatatatatatatatatatatatatatatatataaaaagtataagttattaatttaaatgcaagtaCAAAAACAACATTAACCTTAAGTTTTTTATTCAGTTGTCATTTGCActcaattttataatattaacttATAATGTTAACTTAAACCAATGCAGTTAAGTTGGGCCTACATGAATATTTATGTTGCATTGACTGAAACTGGGCAGTggatttctagttcccagcatgctttgcgtAGGGATAGACCAggagaataaatgttgaaattaagtgctGTTTAATGCGTTTTTGCTCAAGGGAAAGACAAagttttttgtttagttatttgagacatttaaaagagtttatgtttatgattatttttgaGGTTACCATCATTGTGCAGTATAGACATTGTGGTTAGGGTACAGGCTACATGAGGTATAACTGGGCTTATGCAATGAGAACATTTTTACCTGATCATTATTTGCATGCTACAAAAATTTTACTAAATGTCATGTTGTACTGAACAAGTGTTATGCTAAGTCTATAAGTCTATATGGTCAGCATTTCTACCCTTCACAATCATAGAACATTTACGGATGTGTATAAGCTcaagctctactcttcaccacaatggcaaccaaaaaaataatcataattttatgTTGTCTGAACTCTTCTAAACGTTCAAAATAACGAAACATTAAAAACTTAAATACTAACAGGCCTTTCCAgtttcataaaaatgcataaaactcACGCAACTCTACAGGAAGGCGCCAGTCTGAACAGCAACAACACTGCTTGGATCAACAAGAGTGAATTATGTTCAGGAAAATTGATGATCTCATTAAATTAGCATGAATTTAACTCAAtccatttaacttaatttaagttCAAATAAATGCGTGGAAATGTGTTTCAATTTTATTAAGTTAGaccaaaaagctatttttttgagtgtagttaAAGTCACCTAATATAAAGCTAgatctttcttttttctgctgaacacaaaagttaTTCAGAACGATGTGGGTGATCAAACAGCTCATAGTCCCCATTTACTTCCacagtatggaaaaaaaaaaattttggaagtcaatgggtacaaTCAACCGTTCAGTTATCCAAATTATTCTGAATAACTTCTTTTGTGTTGTGTTACGTTTTGATTTCCTATGGAGTAAGAGGCATACGCAGACTTGTGCACAGTGCTTTCTCATTCTTCCCCAAGCATCTATTTTCGAAGGCTTCGAAGCTTTTTGAGGCttcaggtcacacacacacacacaacacatctgAGGGTCGGGCTCCGTAACAGCCTTGATTGTACAATCGTTCGGGCCGGTCAGAACTGACAGGAATGCAAATGAAGCTGCTTAAATTTCCAAGCCACACACCAGCCCCTTACTAAGGTCAGACTCGAGATACTCACTTGTACGTGATGCCCGCCAAGTTAAGAAGCCGTCTGGAGGCAGTCATTTCTGGAGCGTCATGGTATTTGTCTGACAAATATATCACATCCTTAATACCTGTAAGGCAAAAACAGCAGAAGGATAGTGTGGGTCAGGCAAAAGCTcacttgtgcacacacacacagaaatttaAACAAACAGTCCCAAGGAGAACAGGGACCCAAAATAGCCTGTTAGGAAAGAACAAGAGCTTGTGCTCGGGAAGGAGGAAAGGAAGTCGATAACTTGTCGCTGCAGGCTCAAGCCAATATCAACCAATCCCAATTGAGACTAAATCTGCCCAGCTGGCATCTTTAAAACACGTGGTGCATTTGGCAGCACCCCCACGCATCCTGCTGAGTACTCACAAGCGGCCCACATGAGGCGACTCTATAAAGGGCCCCGTTAGCCAAGCCTTACAGAGAAATGTGAGGAATCTGGTGAAACCACTTAGACTCCCTCTTGCCCTTAACGCTTTCAGAGGTGAAAAGAGAAGTCCAACATTGCCAATGGTTTCTGCAGTCGCTGATGAATATACCAGAGTGAAACACACCCACCCCCCAAAATACACAGCGTCTCGATCATGTTCTTTTATCTGCACAAGAGGAGAGAAGTGCTCTGATCGAAGGCAAAATGACTTGCTGAGAGTGAATTCCACCTGTCATTAAAGGCTGTCATTACAAGCATGGGGCCTCTCCACGGTATTACTTGAACAATTTTTGAGAGGGAACAGATGAAATTACCATGGAATAGTCTGGCTATGACATCTTAAAACCATTTTGGTAGAGACATTTTATGGTGcagcagggggaaaaaaaagacttTGTATATCCAAGTCTCAACgggctatttaaaataaaaagcaaacactcaATCgggtccataaaaaaaaaaaaaagttcaaaacgcTCTAACTAAAATCTGACATGATACATACGAAAAAAGTCCAAAGAAATAGCAAGTAGTTTTTCCATGTAAACATGTCTTTTCATGAAAACAACAGGAGAATAAGCATCGGAGCTGCTCGAAAACACTTCCAAGACGACAAGCTGTCCAACAGAAGGGAAGCTCTGATGGAAGGTGGAGCAGAACTCTGGAGATGCTACGTTTCCAGAATGCTCTCTGGAGATGAGGTGACAGTACAGTCCCTCAGTCCCTCCAAAAACAGTCACAGGAAGTGACAAGATGGCAGCTGCTTGGGAACTGAACACTTTAATTCCTCAGAGAGAGGAGAGGCTCTAAAGCAGTGCTTCAGAAACTGCCGTCTCCGGCACCGAGGAGCCAAAGTGCAGGGGGGACATCAACATGGGAGCCAGAGAAAGTGAAAATGATTTGGTGTCATTTCATTCTGGGAGATTGAGGGATGGACACATTTGAACGGCATTCGAAAAGAGCAGCAACACTTTCTCGCTGGAGGAATAGCTACAAAATTAGATGCAGAAGGGAGGGGGGTGTAATATCTGGGTCGGCACTTTCTTGATGCCCCCCCATCTCAGTTACTGTGAAAAAAATtagacaaagaaaaaataaagcagTGGAAGAGCTCTCATTTTAGTACAAGGACAGTTGTCAAATGACCAACACAGCACACATTTAAGCAGGAACAGGATTAATGCAAATTAAAGCAGTGTCGCTGGCACAGAAATGCGTATCGATGGCACCAAAatactgggaaaaaaaaacattttaataaatccctctggttataattaaattatatgttaCAGTTTTTCCATTAGAGAAGCACAGGCTGGCAATATCAAAAGGTTTACCATGCACAAATAAACACAGAACAGCCTGGTTGCCTTTATAAGAGAATCAGGGTGGATTCGCATTCCAAGTCTACTAATATTCCCCTTTATCCTCATGTTTTTTCCATGCAGAGGCTTTTCTGTTCCTTCATATCATGGGGCTTTACAACTTCTAGTAAACAAACATGGTCATAACACCTTCAAAATGAACAAACAGCGACGACACCCCTGACTCAATTCTTTTAAACTCAGCATTCAAACATTAAACATCCGCTTTGTTCAGCTCCATctgattggcctcatcagaggGTGATTTTAATGAGGTCGGACGTTCATTTTTAGCCGCGTTTTGCTGCATCCTATAGAGCGCGAGGAGACGAAAGGGAGAGAAAGTGCTGTGTGTGTTCCCTTAATGATGCCGGAACATTGAGAGGAAGCTGACACCCCACTGAGAGATGGGCCAGGGCAAGGCCAAGCATCCTGAAGATCAGACGGCATCGGAGCGTTGTCGTGCTATCTTCAGCACACAGCTTCAGTAGGCTTTGCCACAAGAGTACATGGAGGGGGATCAGGAAAAGCAAAccaaagaaacagagagagagaagatgaggACAAAAAGACTTGGAGGGGAGGAGAGAGACTGGGGATGGGGGTGTTAAGAGAGTTCAACAGATAAGAAGAGATTGAAAATAACAGCAGAGCAGGGTttggagaaggaaaaaaataagagGAAGACAACCTGTCACCATGTAGGCTGAATCTAACCAGCCAGGAAGGCTCACAAAGACGACGACTGCTCAAAGTGATGTCCACTGCAGGTTTCTCAGTATGGAAGGGTGACCATCGAGAACCTCCGTTTCCTCCCGTCTCATACGTCATTTCATCTGCAGCCAGATCAGCACTGGCACAAAGGCTCAAACGCTCATCCTGAATAAACGCATGATATTTGCTATGCAATCTAATAAAGGTGAAAGgggttgacaaaaaaaaaaataataatacgtttGATGCTCAGGTCTGTACTACATTCCATTTTGGGCCTTTCtcggaaaatgtaaatattagaagAGTTTGAAAAGGAAAGTGATAGCTTTCAAGCATAATTACATTCATTCTTGGTGTCACTAAATCATGGTACTGTTTGCAAGAAGTCAAACAAAGCAAACCGAAGTAGCAATTAACGAAAAACTAATTCTTGATTATATCTCTGACTATATTTGAGGCATACAAGTAGCAGGCGGCAGTCGGACTGCGTGAACAATCAACAGGTACAGTTTGAGAGCACATGTACGTTCTTAGTCACACCTAGAGTCACACATGTGAGACAAAGCCAGTTAACTCAAGCTTAAAGAGGGTAAACAAATCTTTTATTCAAATTATACACTGCTATTGCGTCAAAGCATTTTGACAAAGAAAATGGGACTGTAGATACGTTCCCGATGTTTTAATGATGCCTTTCCGCAgctgaaacactgattgagcacGCACATGAGCCGTGATACATTTCAGTAAGTTGTACTGTTTCTTTCATCATACCTTCTGATATTATTTCGGGATTATTTTGTGCTATAAAACTAGTTGTAACTAGGAAGAGATAATTGGTTCACTTTCACCGAGGCAGATCCTTCACACCACATTAGAGAGCATCAAAACCatgtattttttgcatttaaagggtttgttcacccaaaaatgaaaatgagcttgtgttttactcacactCAAGGCATTTTAGATGTAtacgactttcttctttcagacaaatccagtctgaGTTGTAGTAAAAATTGGtctggctattccaagctctgTCACTGCAGTCAGTTGAACAGTTCACAAGTCGTCAAATAAAGGGCAAGACTTTATTTGACGAGATTTTTGCCCTCCAAAACTATTTCAACCAAATAATAAATTGATGAAATTTTGGCCCATCACCAATTAATTGTTTCTAATGCACTAATGCATGCTTACAAAATGAATGTCAAacagtgaaaataaaagtgtTGATTGATAAACCAACATGCACAtcatgaaacacacacatacagagtcaGAAACAAgttcagacacacactcacctgCTTGAATAATGAGTTTGGCGCACTCGTTGCAGGGGAAGAGCGCTACATACATGGTGCAACCCTTGACATCTGCCGAGTTCTTATTCATAATGGCGTTCAGCTCTGCGTGACACACTGCAACATAACATGAAAGACCTGTTAGAAATGTTCAGAGTTCACGAACACACATATGTGGCGCACAGAAGCTACGATTAATATCGTTGCTTCACAACAAACTTGGATTGAGCTTTCTTGGCTTGTCAACATTGTACCACTTCACCACAAAAAGACTCCAGTCACCAGTTCACTGTTAAAAAGGAAAAAGATTTCAAAGCATGAGTCTGAACAGATGTCAGCTCTCCACAACATCACCCAGAAAAAGCCCTGTCTAATCACTCACTCTGCTCGCCTTAATTACGGAGAATGAATTGGCCCATCAGCGGTGGCACATTACCATTGCACCACGAAACACCAGCCTGACACGTTTATTTTGGCAGAGCTTCAGCACAAAGCAGAGAAACAGAGCGAGGGCATGTAGTTATGATGGAAGAGAGACGTCAATAATTCACACAGATATACACACACTCATTGTGTGTTTTAACTggaagcagacacacacacacacacacacacagttgagaGCGAgtgcatgatgatgatgatgataatgatggagTACGATCAACTGTGTGATCGTAGGAGGGACTGAGCTCTTAAATCAATTCTAACATTTATTGCATGTATATTAATCTGACTGGAAAGGTAGTGAAACGTTTTCTGGATAAACAATCAGCGGGTAAATATCGCAGACGATTATGCGTAATAAATCAAGAGAAACAGAAGTCATgatcatgattaaaatacaaCTAATCTTACAGCCCTATCTGAACACAAccaacactgaactgaattaagctaaataaaaacactattgaCTTTCAGAGCTGCCGTACAACAGAATCAGACCAATTTCCATAACTGATTCTGCGATTTCCTGTTTATcgatgtgaagctgctttgacacaatccttGTTGTATGAAGTGCTATGGAAATAAAGATGACTTCTTGTTAATGCAGCTTTAGCAAAAAAAGCACAATATTAACAGACATAATTTTCTCTTGTTGCAGCATATGTCTCATATTTTGAGAAAAGCAGCATTGTTTTCACAGAGCAAAAATCAAGTTGGCCAGTAAATGTGATACTTAATATTTCAGCACCCTCTAGTGGCACAGTACTGTACAAGAACCTTCAGAAAGCTACAATCACTGTAACTAGTGCTCTTACTTGGATACTTGGGTTTAAAGGGTTTctcaaatctgcaaaaatgttaagcagttttgacattaaagggttactccacccaaaaatgaaacttttgtcattaatcactttccATCATGTCGTTACAagcccataaaagctttgttcgtcttcagaacaaaATTTAAGATATTTCGGATGAAAAaagggaggcttgagactgtcccatagacagtaaataacagtgtcaaggtccaggaaagtatgaaaagtatcgtcagaatactccatctgccatcagtggttcaactgtaacgttatgaagcaacaagaatactttttgtacgagaaagaaaaacaattccTCTTCTCTGTATTTCTCCAAATTAGCGTAGCGCCATTTTGGCAAATCTAAGCTGTATGCAGATGTCGTAAGCTCCGCGCAGCGCCAATGTGTTGTTTGCTTTCAAACCAAAGcgtaaatacacacaaaaaaaacatatccTTGTGGCAAGGCTGATACAGATGAGCATA is drawn from Carassius gibelio isolate Cgi1373 ecotype wild population from Czech Republic chromosome B1, carGib1.2-hapl.c, whole genome shotgun sequence and contains these coding sequences:
- the dctd gene encoding deoxycytidylate deaminase, with amino-acid sequence MDNNAKNDTSQLNGTSSEGLTKKRQDYLEWPEYFMAVAFLSAQRSKDPSSQVGACIVNPENKIVGIGYNGMPNGCDDDLLPWSRSADNKLDTKYPYVCHAELNAIMNKNSADVKGCTMYVALFPCNECAKLIIQAGIKDVIYLSDKYHDAPEMTASRRLLNLAGITYKQFQPKQGRIVIDFNSINHPGPKTSRGLGGVQSP